GGTTTCGATAATCCGCAACCTCAAGGCGGGCAGAAAGGTCGCGCTGGTAACTGCCGCCGGGACTCCCTGCATCTCCGACCCCGGCGGGATCCTTGTGAGCAAATGCATCGCGGAAAACATCGATGTCTGTGCGGTACCCGGGGCTTCAGCGGTTGCGGCGCTTGTCTCCGTGTCGGGCCTGTTCGCCGACCGGTTCGTTTTCTACGGTTTTCTCCCCCTGAAGAAAGGAAAGCGGAAGAAGGCTTTGGAAGGGCTTTGCTCCAGCCCGTATCCCATTGTCTTTTATGAGTCGCCGCGGCGCGTCGAAGAGACCCTCGGATATGTTCTCGACATCATGGGGGACCGGAAGATGGTCATGGTAAAAGAGATGACGAAGCTTTTTGAGAGAACCTTTCGAGGCACCGTGAGCGAAGTCATCGCAGAGGTCTCAGGAGAGGAGAAGAGGGGAGAATACGCCTTTATAGTCGCTGGAAGCGAAACATGATCCCGGCGGACCCCTTTCGTTTCCTGTTGAATACGGGTTTCCAGTCCATCATAATGGTGACAGGTTCATGAGATCGAGGATCATGCATAACGCGGTTGCCTTCGTTCTGGCCGGCGGTGCGGGCGAGAGGCTGCATCCGCTCACGCGGGACAGGGCGAAACCTGCCGTTGTCTTCGGGGGCAAATACCGCATCATCGAT
This genomic window from Syntrophorhabdus sp. contains:
- the rsmI gene encoding 16S rRNA (cytidine(1402)-2'-O)-methyltransferase, translating into MDSQGILYVVATPIGNLGDITLRAIEVLKEVDLVVAESTSRALKLFSHYGIKNTILGISSYNEERRSVSIIRNLKAGRKVALVTAAGTPCISDPGGILVSKCIAENIDVCAVPGASAVAALVSVSGLFADRFVFYGFLPLKKGKRKKALEGLCSSPYPIVFYESPRRVEETLGYVLDIMGDRKMVMVKEMTKLFERTFRGTVSEVIAEVSGEEKRGEYAFIVAGSET